The Flavobacterium sp. IMCC34852 genome contains the following window.
GAACCTTTGAGTCGCGCTGCTTATTTTAATGCCATGCGCGAAAACATGGTGGTAAAAGACGCCGAAAACCTATCTAAAGAAGAATAACCTCTTGACACAAACCCTTAGAAATATCATTCCCATCATCAAGGCCAATTGGATCGGCCAAAATGATGTAGCCGTTATTGACGCGATTTCTATCGACAGTCGCTCGTTGCAAAATGGCGAAAACACTTTGTTTTTTGCCATTTCCGGACCCAATAATGACGGTCATTCCTATATTGAAGAACTAATTGAAAAAGGCGTAAAGCATTTTGTGGTGACACACATTCCGGAAAAAGTGAGCGGAAAAGCTAATTTTCTGGTGGTAGAAAACACTTTGGAAGCGTTGCAGAAATTCGCTTCGTATTACCGAAGTTTATTCGACTTTCCCATTATTGGTATTACCGGAAGTAATGGCAAAACCATTATCAAAGAATGGTTGAATTTTCTTTTAAGTCCGGATTACAATATCATCCGAAGCCCAAAAAGTTACAACTCACAAGTTGGTGTTCCGTTATCGATTTTAGGCATCAATGAAAAACACAACCTCGGAATTTTTGAAGCCGGAATTTCTACGATGAATGAAATGGAAAAACTCCAAAAAATCATTCGCCCAACGATTGGCATTTTGTCCAATATCGGTTCGGCACACGATGAAGGTTTTCCCAGCGTAGCCGAAAAAATAAAAGAGAAATTAAAACTTTTTACTTCGGTAAATGTTTTGATTTTGAACAAGAATAAAACCATTAATGCGTTTGTAAACCAAAAAATAAAAACCTTCAGTTGGTGTTCAGACGATAAAAGTGCGGATGTTTATATCACCAAAAAAAACACCGGCGATTTAACCGAATTGCAAGTGACTTATAAAGAAGATACTTTCCCTATTGTCATTCCGTTTCAAGACCAAGCTTCGGTAGAAAATGCGATTCATTGCATGATGGTGATGCTTTATTTTGGCTATAATCACAAAGTCATTCAAACTCGAATGGCGCAATTGTATCCGGTGGAAATGCGTTTGAAAGTCAAAAACGGGATTTACAATTGTACGATAATCGATGACAGTTACAGCTCTGATTTTCAGTCGCTGAAGATTGCATTAGACTTTTTGGAACACCAAAAACAGCACAAAAAGAAAACGCTTATTCTCTCGGATATTTTTCAAAGTGGGTTGAACAATGAAGAGTTGTATTCTCAAGTTTCGCAATTGATTATTTCGAATAAAATATCGCGAGTGATTGGCATTGGCGAGACTATTTCTCAATACAAAAGCAAGTTCATCAACAGTGTTACGTTTAAAAATGTAGTCGAATTTGCTCAGTCATTTGACCGATTGAATTTTGAAAACGAAACCATATTAGTCAAAGGCGCGCGTGATTTTCATTTTGAAGAAATCGTCTCCATGCTTGAGGAGAAAACCCATGAAACCGTTTTAGAAATTAACCTGAATGCAGTTAGTCATAATCTGAATTTCTTTAAATCGAAATTGGCTCCGAAGACTAAAATGATGGTCATGGTCAAAGCTTTTGGCTATGGTAACGGCGGATTTGAAATTGCGAAATTATTAGAACACCACAAAGTTGATTATCTCGGTGTGGCTTTCGCCGATGAAGGAATTTCACTGAAAAATGCCGGAATTACGGTTCCGATTATGGTGATGAATCCTGAAACAACGAGTTTCCCGGCTATCATTCAGCACCACTTAGAACCCGAAATCTATTCGATAAAAGGCTTGAAAGCTTTCTTAAAAATTGCCGAACAAAAGAAACTCAAAAACTTCCCGATACATCTTAAAATAGACACCGGAATGCACCGATTGGGCTTTGAAGAAGAACATTTAGCCGAATTAATTTCCATACTAAAAGACAATGAAACGGTTCAAATTAAAAGTGTATTATCACACATGGCCACAAGTGATGATTTGAAACACGATGCTTTTGCCCAATCCCAAATTGCTTTGTTTGAAAAACTGTCGACTCAATTATTATCAGCATTAAAAATAAAACCGATCCGACATATTTTAAACACTTCCGGCATTTCCAATTACCCCGATGCGCAATATGACATGGTTCGCTTAGGCATTGGTTTATACGGTATTTCCAACGATGAAGAGGAACAAAAGTATTTGGAAAATGTAGGCACTTTAAAATCTGTTATTTCTCAGATAAGAACGATTGACCAAGGCGAAAGCGTGGGCTACGGCAGAAGGTTTATAGCAGAAAAAGAAACCAAAATCGCGACAATTCCTATAGGTTACGCTGATGGCATTCGCAGAAGTTGGGGCAATGGTTTGGGTTATGTGGTTATCAATAATAAACCGGCTAAAATTGTCGGTAGTATTTGTATGGACATGTTGATGGTAGATGTAACAAATATCGATTGCAAAGAAGGCAATGCAGTGATTGTTTTTGGCGAAAATCCATCCGTGAATCATATTGCGAAGCAATTGAACACCATTCCGTATGAAATTCTGACCGGTATTTCGCAACGTGTAAAAAGAGTATTTTTCAGAGAATAGTTTTAAAAAAATATGAATCATTTAAAAAATTAACTATTTTAGTATCACTATAACCATTTAAAACAAATTAATTATGGGATTTTTTAGCGATTTCAAAGCGTCTTTGATGAAAGGCGATGTATTAAGTTTAGCCACTGCAGTTGTTATTGGTGGCGCTTTTGGAAAAATTGTAGGTTCTGCAGTTGATGACATTATTATGCCTATTGTAGGTGTCATTACAGGTGGTATCGATTTTACTACTAAGTTTATTGCTCTGAATGGTCAAAGCTACGAAAACCTTGAGGCTGCCAAAAAAGCCGGCGCTGCAGTAATGACATATGGTAATTTTGTCCAAGCTGTGATTAACTTTGTTATTATTGCTTTGTTTATTTTTACTGTACTAAGAGCTGCGGAAAAAGCCAAAAAGAAAGAAGAAGCTGCTCCGGCTGCACCAGCAGGACCAACTCAAGAAGAATTGCTTACTCAAATCAGAGATTTACTGAAAAAGTAGTACCGCTACATTATATATTCTAATTTATCCTGAACTGGTTTCAGGACTAAACCGCTTCTTCATTGGAGCGGTTTTTCTTTTTTTACAGAAGTGCTTTTCGAATTCAGTAATTTTTATACCAAAAACAAAAAGAGCTTTTGTTTTCTGATTACTTTTGTACTTCAAATTTTATTAAATCTAAATTATATTTTATGAAAGTTGCTGTAGTAGGCGCAACCGGCATGGTTGGCGAAGTGATGCTTCAAGTATTGGCGGAAAGAAATTTTCCCGTAACCGAATTAATTCCCGTAGCTTCTGAGAAATCAGTGGGAAAGGAAATCGAATTTAAGGGCAAGAAGTATAAAGTAGTAGGTTTACAAACAGCAGTAGACATGAAAGCCGATATCGCTTTGTTTTCTGCCGGTGGCGAAACCTCTTTAGCTTGGGCACCCAAATTTGCCGAAGCCGGAACCACAGTAATCGACAATTCATCCGCTTGGAGAATGGATCCGACAAAAAAATTAGTAGTTCCTGAAATCAATGCTTCTGAATTGACCAAAGAAGATAAAATCATTGCCAATCCAAACTGTTCGACTATTCAAATGGTAATGGTTTTAGCACCATTGCATAAAAAATACAACATCAAACGTGTGATTGTTTCTACTTATCAATCCATCACAGGAACCGGTGTGAAAGCAGTACAACAATTGGAAAATGAATATGCCGGCGTGCAAGGTGAAATGGCATATAAATACCAAATCCACCGCAATGCCATTCCACAATGTGACAGTTTTGAAGACAATGGTTACACCAAAGAAGAAATGAAACTGGTTCGCGAAACCCAAAAGATTATCGGAGACAAATCTATCGCGGTTACCGCAACTGCTATAAGAATTCCGGTTGTTGGCGGACACAGTGAAGCAGTCAATGTCGAATTTTCTAATGATTTTGACGTAAACGAAGTCAGAAATATTTTGCATCATACAGCTGGCGTAACCGTACAAGATAACAACGACACTTACACTTATCCTATGCCATTGTATGCCCAAGGCAAAGACGATGTGTTTGTGGGTAGAATTCGTCGTGATGAAAGTCAGCCCAACTCTTTAAACATGTGGATTGTAGCCGATAACTTGAGAAAAGGCGCGGCAACTAATACGGTTCAGATTGCTGAATATTTAGTAGCCAATAAACTGGTTTAATTGATTCTCGTCTTGACGGGAATGACAAATAATGTAGTCCGTCCGATTTTACAAATCCTAAAGTTTGTTAAAATCGGACGGATTTTTTATATCAATGTACTACATTTGCTTCCATGAAAAGAAAATTACTTTTTACAAATGCATTGATGGGATTGATGATATTGTTCGCAATATTCTTTCAGTCTATTCACTCTTTTGAGCATTTGGTAAAGCAGTTTTCAGAGAAAGAGTGTCATCACGTTTACCACGAACACAAAACCGAAGTTACCCATGGCCATGATGGTTTAGAAAAGTGTTTTGTCTGTGAATTTGCCTTCAGCAATTATACTTCGACACCTGTAAAACCTTTTGACTTTAGAAATAAAGAAGTTCCCACTTTATACACTTTTTTCTATTCCAAAGAAATTACTCAGAAGTTTCGAGGTTCACTTTTTGCGCTTCGGGCACCACCGTTTTTTATTGTTTAAATCGAATTTGTTTCAGTTACTTCTGAAAT
Protein-coding sequences here:
- a CDS encoding bifunctional UDP-N-acetylmuramoyl-tripeptide:D-alanyl-D-alanine ligase/alanine racemase, giving the protein MTQTLRNIIPIIKANWIGQNDVAVIDAISIDSRSLQNGENTLFFAISGPNNDGHSYIEELIEKGVKHFVVTHIPEKVSGKANFLVVENTLEALQKFASYYRSLFDFPIIGITGSNGKTIIKEWLNFLLSPDYNIIRSPKSYNSQVGVPLSILGINEKHNLGIFEAGISTMNEMEKLQKIIRPTIGILSNIGSAHDEGFPSVAEKIKEKLKLFTSVNVLILNKNKTINAFVNQKIKTFSWCSDDKSADVYITKKNTGDLTELQVTYKEDTFPIVIPFQDQASVENAIHCMMVMLYFGYNHKVIQTRMAQLYPVEMRLKVKNGIYNCTIIDDSYSSDFQSLKIALDFLEHQKQHKKKTLILSDIFQSGLNNEELYSQVSQLIISNKISRVIGIGETISQYKSKFINSVTFKNVVEFAQSFDRLNFENETILVKGARDFHFEEIVSMLEEKTHETVLEINLNAVSHNLNFFKSKLAPKTKMMVMVKAFGYGNGGFEIAKLLEHHKVDYLGVAFADEGISLKNAGITVPIMVMNPETTSFPAIIQHHLEPEIYSIKGLKAFLKIAEQKKLKNFPIHLKIDTGMHRLGFEEEHLAELISILKDNETVQIKSVLSHMATSDDLKHDAFAQSQIALFEKLSTQLLSALKIKPIRHILNTSGISNYPDAQYDMVRLGIGLYGISNDEEEQKYLENVGTLKSVISQIRTIDQGESVGYGRRFIAEKETKIATIPIGYADGIRRSWGNGLGYVVINNKPAKIVGSICMDMLMVDVTNIDCKEGNAVIVFGENPSVNHIAKQLNTIPYEILTGISQRVKRVFFRE
- the mscL gene encoding large conductance mechanosensitive channel protein MscL codes for the protein MGFFSDFKASLMKGDVLSLATAVVIGGAFGKIVGSAVDDIIMPIVGVITGGIDFTTKFIALNGQSYENLEAAKKAGAAVMTYGNFVQAVINFVIIALFIFTVLRAAEKAKKKEEAAPAAPAGPTQEELLTQIRDLLKK
- a CDS encoding aspartate-semialdehyde dehydrogenase, producing MKVAVVGATGMVGEVMLQVLAERNFPVTELIPVASEKSVGKEIEFKGKKYKVVGLQTAVDMKADIALFSAGGETSLAWAPKFAEAGTTVIDNSSAWRMDPTKKLVVPEINASELTKEDKIIANPNCSTIQMVMVLAPLHKKYNIKRVIVSTYQSITGTGVKAVQQLENEYAGVQGEMAYKYQIHRNAIPQCDSFEDNGYTKEEMKLVRETQKIIGDKSIAVTATAIRIPVVGGHSEAVNVEFSNDFDVNEVRNILHHTAGVTVQDNNDTYTYPMPLYAQGKDDVFVGRIRRDESQPNSLNMWIVADNLRKGAATNTVQIAEYLVANKLV